The Armatimonadota bacterium genome has a window encoding:
- a CDS encoding thioredoxin family protein, producing MNETPSRPQGRSTWLVIALIAGVIAIPFFLQPKHSDNVPGAPGSSAPASTSPTLGDKSSTGKVVMLDFYTDWCGYCTKMDQEVYPQANVKKAMESFEFRKINAEQGDDNKALARKYNIEGFPTIVFVDSKGTEVHRIVGYEPAPQFASELNTLSDKLKK from the coding sequence ATGAACGAAACACCGTCACGACCGCAGGGACGGTCCACATGGCTCGTCATCGCGCTGATAGCAGGAGTCATCGCCATCCCGTTCTTCCTCCAACCAAAGCACTCTGATAACGTGCCCGGAGCCCCAGGCTCGTCTGCGCCTGCCAGCACCTCGCCAACGCTTGGCGACAAGTCTAGCACCGGTAAAGTCGTTATGCTCGATTTCTACACGGACTGGTGCGGCTACTGCACGAAAATGGACCAGGAAGTGTACCCTCAGGCCAACGTCAAGAAAGCCATGGAATCGTTCGAATTCCGCAAAATCAACGCGGAACAGGGCGACGACAACAAGGCTCTGGCCAGGAAGTACAACATCGAAGGCTTTCCTACCATCGTGTTTGTTGACTCGAAGGGTACCGAAGTGCATCGCATCGTAGGGTATGAGCCCGCGCCACAGTTCGCCAGCGAGCTGAACACACTTTCGGACAAACTCAAGAAGTAG
- a CDS encoding GNAT family protein: MDGSLDKPIYNMVGERVALGPLRRDLLPLYQKWMNDFETTRNLTIQANPMTWEKEEDWYERASRREGDPMFTIFEKSTGRAIGDTGLDFDFRNRTGNFGICIGEADCRGKGYGTEATRLMLDFAFTAHGIHNVILTVFEFNHGAIRCYEKAGFKEFGRRRQCLFMGGRLWDMVYMDCLSTEFESPLLDGVLNHRR, encoded by the coding sequence ATGGACGGATCACTAGACAAACCAATCTACAACATGGTCGGTGAACGCGTGGCGCTTGGCCCGCTCCGCCGCGACCTCCTGCCGCTGTATCAGAAGTGGATGAACGATTTCGAAACCACCCGCAACCTCACGATTCAGGCCAACCCGATGACGTGGGAGAAAGAGGAAGACTGGTATGAGCGCGCCTCCAGGCGCGAGGGTGACCCGATGTTCACCATTTTCGAGAAGAGTACCGGGCGAGCCATCGGTGACACCGGTTTGGACTTCGACTTTCGCAACAGGACCGGCAATTTCGGAATCTGTATTGGCGAGGCGGATTGCCGTGGCAAGGGGTATGGAACGGAAGCCACCCGATTGATGCTGGACTTCGCGTTCACGGCGCACGGCATCCACAACGTGATCCTCACGGTTTTTGAGTTCAATCACGGCGCTATCCGGTGCTACGAGAAGGCGGGGTTCAAGGAATTCGGCAGGCGAAGGCAATGCCTCTTCATGGGCGGCCGATTGTGGGACATGGTCTATATGGACTGCCTCTCAACGGAATTCGAGAGCCCGCTGCTGGACGGGGTGCTGAACCACCGGCGCTGA
- a CDS encoding 5'-nucleotidase: MKHATTCIIAGALALMSSATRVDAQALGTSTSVITGTGARAAETSAGNLIADALKAAVRADAALVPADAVAPATIAKGPISRDALKSVLQDPDDEVAVISLTGAQLRVALERSVSMHPKPFDGLLQVSGIYVEFDSGRSPGPRLLKVTVNGAALDANRKYRIAAPYTLASGGLGYYRMWPDKEIVRTGKSVLDGLAAYVAAQHTVSPRVEGRLVGK, translated from the coding sequence ATGAAACACGCTACCACCTGCATAATCGCCGGCGCGCTTGCGCTGATGTCATCGGCAACGCGTGTCGACGCTCAGGCGCTGGGTACCTCCACCTCCGTCATCACCGGGACGGGCGCCCGCGCAGCGGAGACCAGCGCGGGCAACCTTATCGCCGACGCTTTGAAAGCGGCCGTCCGCGCCGACGCCGCGCTGGTACCGGCGGACGCCGTCGCGCCCGCAACCATCGCCAAGGGACCAATAAGCCGTGATGCGCTGAAAAGCGTATTACAGGATCCGGACGACGAGGTCGCGGTGATCAGCCTGACCGGCGCGCAATTGCGGGTTGCCCTGGAGCGGAGCGTGAGCATGCACCCGAAGCCGTTCGACGGCCTGCTGCAGGTCTCAGGCATTTACGTCGAGTTCGATTCCGGCCGTTCACCTGGCCCCCGCCTCCTCAAAGTCACCGTCAATGGTGCGGCGCTGGATGCGAATCGAAAGTACCGCATCGCGGCTCCGTACACACTGGCGAGCGGTGGGTTGGGCTACTACCGCATGTGGCCGGACAAAGAGATCGTGCGCACCGGGAAATCGGTGCTGGATGGCCTGGCAGCCTACGTTGCGGCTCAACACACGGTAAGCCCGCGGGTTGAAGGTCGTCTGGTCGGGAAGTGA
- a CDS encoding type II toxin-antitoxin system VapC family toxin yields the protein MPFVIDASVSLAWAFVEERNAYTRGIQMRLETDVAYAPSIWPLEVANVLLIAERRGRITQRDATQFAGMLLVAPISVIETTPRQALNDVLSLARRSALTVYDSSYLELALRLALPIATLDDRLRAAATALGVPILQPISETTDR from the coding sequence ATGCCATTCGTGATCGACGCCTCGGTATCGCTCGCATGGGCCTTTGTCGAGGAACGAAATGCGTACACTCGTGGCATCCAGATGCGTTTGGAAACCGACGTAGCTTACGCCCCCTCTATCTGGCCTCTTGAAGTCGCCAATGTGCTTCTGATCGCGGAACGCCGCGGCCGAATCACACAGCGCGACGCCACTCAGTTCGCCGGAATGCTGTTGGTGGCGCCAATTTCCGTCATCGAGACGACCCCACGCCAGGCGCTGAATGACGTTCTTTCACTGGCACGAAGATCCGCTCTAACCGTCTACGATTCCTCCTATCTCGAGTTGGCGCTGCGTCTCGCGTTGCCAATCGCAACCCTCGACGATAGACTCCGCGCGGCTGCCACTGCCCTCGGTGTACCTATCCTTCAACCCATATCAGAGACTACAGACCGATGA
- a CDS encoding YcxB family protein produces the protein MTISYRLRPADHWALNRYVMTHDLRSGGPLLLAGLVVPAYLLVAMLRDGKPLQQSATAALTVLLVACVAGYPLFRLLAWTKFRAMPAHLQAIEMSFQESGIRVKTSKGSQAVGWGAIAKVRSDGPNVYLFLSRRSALIVPKRAFTTQADVISFLDLARRQTGSR, from the coding sequence TTGACCATTTCATATCGGCTGAGACCCGCCGATCACTGGGCTCTGAACCGGTACGTAATGACCCACGATCTGCGATCGGGCGGTCCCCTGCTCCTCGCAGGGCTTGTGGTCCCAGCTTATCTTCTCGTGGCGATGCTGCGCGACGGAAAACCGCTCCAGCAATCGGCGACGGCCGCGCTGACCGTTCTCCTGGTCGCGTGCGTCGCCGGATACCCGCTCTTCCGCCTGCTGGCATGGACCAAATTCCGGGCAATGCCGGCCCATCTTCAAGCCATCGAGATGTCCTTCCAGGAGTCTGGCATTCGCGTGAAGACTTCCAAGGGAAGCCAGGCGGTCGGATGGGGCGCCATCGCGAAGGTGCGGTCCGACGGACCAAATGTCTACCTGTTTCTGTCCAGGCGCTCGGCGCTCATCGTTCCGAAGCGCGCATTTACCACCCAGGCGGACGTGATATCCTTCCTCGACCTAGCGCGCCGGCAAACCGGCAGCCGATAA
- the prfB gene encoding peptide chain release factor 2 (programmed frameshift) — protein MLVDTRHDIERLRQDFAEIGGIFDLAQRQSQIDEIEAKAAAPDLWDDPASAQEMMQRLSALKESLAPWKEIEQGLEDTDILLEMAADDADAEAELESEVKRVQRLYATLEMQTLLGGEHDATNAIVEINAGAGGTEANDWAAMLMRMYLRWAEKRGFKVELVDQLEGESAGIKNCTFIVRGPHAYGYMKAERGVHRLVRISPFDANKRRHTSFASVGVSPEVSDDAEAEINPDEIRVDTYRSSGAGGQHVNKTESAIRITHLPTGIVVTCQNERSQLKNRGTAMKVLQGRLAELREREREEELSTLKGEQKKIEWGAQIRSYVFQPYTMVKDLRTGVETGNIIGVMDGDLDPFMEGYLRMNAERSADTPAEAV, from the exons TTGTTAGTCGATACACGTCACGATATTGAACGTTTGCGGCAGGATTTTGCCGAGATC GGAGGCATCTTTGACCTGGCACAGCGCCAGTCTCAGATAGATGAAATCGAAGCCAAAGCCGCCGCCCCGGACCTGTGGGACGATCCGGCGAGCGCCCAGGAGATGATGCAGCGCCTTTCCGCCCTCAAGGAATCGCTAGCCCCGTGGAAAGAGATCGAGCAGGGACTCGAAGACACGGACATCCTGCTGGAAATGGCTGCGGACGACGCGGACGCCGAGGCGGAACTGGAGTCGGAGGTAAAGCGCGTTCAACGCCTTTACGCGACACTTGAAATGCAGACCCTCCTGGGCGGGGAACACGACGCCACCAACGCCATCGTCGAGATCAATGCGGGGGCCGGCGGAACCGAGGCCAATGACTGGGCCGCCATGCTGATGCGCATGTACCTGCGCTGGGCGGAGAAACGCGGATTCAAAGTCGAACTCGTTGACCAACTGGAAGGCGAATCCGCCGGAATAAAGAATTGCACGTTTATTGTTCGCGGACCGCATGCATATGGGTATATGAAGGCAGAGCGCGGAGTGCATCGACTCGTCCGCATATCGCCGTTTGATGCGAATAAGCGCCGGCACACATCATTTGCCAGCGTCGGCGTTTCGCCCGAAGTCAGCGACGACGCCGAGGCCGAGATCAACCCGGATGAGATTCGCGTCGACACATATCGCAGCAGCGGCGCAGGCGGCCAGCACGTCAATAAAACCGAAAGCGCTATCCGCATCACCCACCTACCGACCGGTATCGTGGTAACGTGCCAGAATGAGCGGAGCCAACTAAAGAACCGGGGCACGGCGATGAAAGTGCTGCAAGGACGCCTTGCCGAACTCCGCGAACGTGAACGCGAAGAGGAACTGTCTACCCTGAAGGGCGAGCAGAAGAAGATCGAGTGGGGCGCTCAAATCCGTTCCTACGTTTTTCAGCCGTACACGATGGTGAAAGACCTGCGGACCGGAGTGGAAACGGGCAATATCATTGGTGTGATGGATGGGGATCTCGATCCGTTCATGGAGGGATATCTCAGAATGAACGCCGAGCGCTCCGCCGACACGCCTGCCGAAGCAGTCTGA
- a CDS encoding nicotinate phosphoribosyltransferase, whose amino-acid sequence MSRFDESRLGADVFKLDAERMRRGWYSDRYFVNIQRILATLADRDERYSGSDPMALPPGIDPHSVRVGDLEVEMQWFSRRQPGTLVCGVDKALAMLALCTGYHDAGGTWVNTSQHLEVQAVHDGDYACYGGDPSRVTPAMRVRGRYRDFAHLETPTLGALSRSSRVATNVYEILAAAAGKSVLFFPARFDAHEIQAMDGYAYHIAVQRYAEDHPKRATSSKVSTDAQGDWWGAEGGGTVAHAAIACFLGDSPASMVAFAEIVDPAIPRIALVDFRNDCMRDTLLIMDALWPRYLRARQDGDEEQASRYRLVGVRPDTSASVRDASVQPTGDPSQDNGVNPRLVRTLRAATDDAWRRWEVPPGWEEEAASYCRNVGIVATGGFSPEKIRKFEAEGVPVDVYGVGSWCFRNDTATNTDFTADVVRVKVGGQWVDLAKAGRAPGDNPDLQRVQFPI is encoded by the coding sequence ATGAGCCGCTTTGATGAATCCCGATTAGGTGCCGATGTATTTAAACTGGACGCAGAACGAATGCGCAGAGGCTGGTATTCCGACCGCTATTTTGTCAATATTCAGCGCATTCTCGCAACGCTTGCAGACCGCGACGAACGGTACAGCGGGTCCGACCCGATGGCGCTGCCCCCAGGCATCGATCCGCACTCCGTTCGCGTCGGCGATCTCGAAGTCGAGATGCAGTGGTTCTCGCGGCGCCAGCCGGGCACTCTCGTCTGCGGCGTCGATAAAGCTCTGGCGATGCTGGCGCTCTGCACAGGCTACCACGACGCCGGCGGAACATGGGTCAACACTTCCCAACACCTGGAGGTTCAAGCTGTCCACGACGGGGACTATGCCTGCTATGGAGGGGATCCTTCTCGCGTGACGCCGGCGATGCGGGTTCGCGGTAGATATCGCGATTTCGCCCACCTCGAAACGCCGACGCTGGGCGCGTTGTCGCGCAGTTCACGCGTCGCGACCAATGTCTATGAGATACTCGCCGCCGCCGCGGGCAAATCGGTATTGTTCTTCCCGGCGAGGTTTGACGCCCACGAGATTCAGGCGATGGACGGATACGCCTACCACATCGCCGTGCAGCGGTATGCGGAAGATCACCCGAAGCGCGCGACATCAAGTAAGGTCTCCACCGATGCACAGGGGGACTGGTGGGGCGCCGAGGGCGGCGGCACCGTGGCTCACGCGGCGATCGCCTGTTTCCTCGGCGATTCGCCGGCGTCGATGGTTGCGTTCGCGGAAATCGTGGACCCTGCGATTCCGCGAATCGCCCTCGTGGACTTTCGTAACGATTGCATGCGGGACACCCTGCTGATAATGGACGCCTTGTGGCCGAGGTATCTCCGGGCGCGCCAGGACGGAGATGAGGAGCAGGCGTCGCGATATCGCCTGGTGGGTGTTCGTCCGGATACAAGCGCATCGGTCCGGGATGCCAGCGTCCAACCGACGGGCGACCCGTCGCAGGACAACGGCGTAAACCCCCGCCTGGTGCGCACGCTGCGCGCCGCTACGGACGATGCGTGGCGCCGCTGGGAAGTTCCTCCGGGCTGGGAGGAAGAGGCGGCATCCTACTGCCGGAACGTCGGCATCGTGGCCACGGGCGGCTTCTCACCCGAGAAGATTCGCAAATTCGAAGCCGAGGGCGTGCCGGTGGACGTATACGGCGTTGGGAGCTGGTGCTTTCGAAATGACACCGCGACCAACACGGATTTCACCGCGGACGTGGTGCGTGTCAAGGTTGGCGGGCAGTGGGTGGATCTGGCCAAGGCCGGCCGCGCCCCGGGAGACAACCCGGACCTGCAACGGGTTCAGTTCCCGATATGA
- a CDS encoding M28 family peptidase: MKTRPSTSAFIASACFAAFLAAIPSGCAGNVEFDGLRAMESLKKQVAFGPRVPATKAHDSCRDYLVAALKPNVDSVQLQHFQWTRRIRPASYRETLKLPSNLPVPASATYPMDNIVAVVKGTDGKDPGLLLCAHWDSRPTADNEAIPADRLKPIDGANDGASGAAVLVELARVFHQKRPLSGVIFVLFDGEDLGPDVANMLLGAAYYAKHPIPNKPREGILLDMIGDADLAIYKEGYSADAARELNDTVFKTAIRLGYTKQFRDEVRLTIDDDHIPLNLHGIKTIDLIDFDYPDAYNMKTTYWHTLKDTPDKCSAASLEAVGRTLAAVVYERK; encoded by the coding sequence ATGAAGACACGTCCGTCCACCTCCGCATTCATCGCGTCCGCCTGTTTCGCCGCTTTCCTGGCGGCCATCCCATCAGGTTGCGCTGGGAACGTCGAATTCGACGGCCTGCGCGCGATGGAAAGCCTCAAGAAACAGGTAGCCTTTGGGCCGCGCGTTCCAGCGACGAAGGCACACGATTCCTGCCGGGATTACCTCGTTGCCGCGCTCAAGCCGAACGTGGATTCCGTTCAGTTACAGCACTTCCAATGGACGCGCAGGATCCGTCCGGCAAGCTATCGGGAGACGTTAAAACTCCCTTCGAATCTCCCTGTGCCGGCAAGCGCCACGTACCCCATGGACAACATCGTGGCGGTCGTTAAGGGCACGGACGGCAAGGATCCCGGGCTCCTTCTCTGCGCTCACTGGGACAGCCGCCCCACCGCCGACAACGAGGCCATTCCCGCCGACAGGCTGAAGCCAATCGACGGGGCAAACGACGGCGCTTCAGGCGCCGCGGTGCTCGTGGAACTGGCGCGGGTCTTCCACCAGAAGAGGCCATTGAGCGGGGTTATCTTCGTCCTTTTCGACGGAGAGGACCTCGGTCCGGACGTGGCAAATATGCTGCTCGGGGCCGCCTATTACGCCAAACACCCGATCCCCAATAAACCCAGGGAGGGCATCCTCCTGGACATGATCGGCGACGCCGACCTCGCCATCTACAAAGAGGGGTACTCCGCCGACGCCGCGCGTGAATTGAACGATACCGTGTTCAAGACCGCCATCCGCCTCGGATACACAAAGCAGTTCCGGGATGAGGTCAGACTCACCATCGATGACGACCATATTCCGCTCAACCTCCACGGCATCAAGACCATCGACCTCATCGATTTCGACTACCCCGACGCTTACAACATGAAGACCACGTACTGGCACACGCTGAAGGATACGCCGGATAAGTGCAGCGCCGCGTCGCTGGAAGCCGTCGGCCGGACACTCGCCGCCGTCGTCTACGAGCGGAAGTAG
- a CDS encoding ATP-binding protein, producing the protein MYSTDTTGQSGGRSPLGREPGDDTRRRMAAVLDTHAQTLCEQWTDALLSISGGLYEGSPREDVIVSATRLFNAYLDYLRSGDSTSLAETIRSSARRRFEAGAALVSLLETVGAARITLLPVLSSSLTEPPGALAEAVSALMSAEEMSAVWIAEAYESVAEGQLHTANEKRELAEQEKVTFGRDITRLVTGERLLLCEAAEIPPRADVPVLPVVKPRDVREAREIVRAHAESLGWSPSRAYELQLCVGEAGTNAIRHAGTASFQAWTQDNEVTFRFADSGPGIDFNRIPSALKSGYSTGSSLGMGFTLMLELADSIRLATDSHGTVLQLTLAPR; encoded by the coding sequence ATGTATAGCACAGACACAACCGGACAAAGCGGTGGGCGCTCGCCACTGGGGCGCGAGCCGGGCGATGATACTCGCCGGCGAATGGCGGCCGTGCTGGATACGCACGCGCAAACGCTCTGCGAGCAGTGGACGGATGCGCTGCTATCGATTTCCGGTGGACTCTATGAGGGCTCGCCCCGCGAAGACGTCATCGTCAGCGCCACACGCCTGTTCAACGCATACCTCGATTACCTCCGGAGCGGAGACTCGACCAGTCTCGCCGAAACCATCAGGTCTTCGGCGAGGCGGCGTTTCGAAGCGGGCGCTGCGCTTGTCTCGCTGCTTGAGACCGTTGGGGCGGCGCGCATTACGCTCTTGCCTGTGCTCTCGTCGTCGCTCACGGAGCCTCCAGGGGCGCTCGCCGAGGCTGTTTCCGCCCTCATGTCCGCCGAAGAGATGTCCGCGGTCTGGATCGCGGAAGCGTATGAAAGCGTGGCGGAGGGTCAACTTCACACGGCGAATGAGAAGCGTGAACTCGCCGAGCAGGAAAAGGTGACCTTCGGGCGTGACATCACCCGTCTGGTGACTGGCGAGCGCTTGCTCCTGTGCGAGGCAGCTGAAATCCCGCCTCGGGCCGATGTACCCGTCCTGCCGGTGGTAAAGCCTCGAGATGTTCGAGAAGCGCGGGAAATAGTCCGCGCGCACGCCGAATCACTCGGATGGTCACCCTCGCGGGCTTATGAGCTGCAACTGTGCGTGGGCGAGGCCGGCACGAACGCCATCCGGCACGCAGGCACGGCATCGTTCCAGGCGTGGACCCAAGATAATGAGGTGACGTTCCGCTTCGCCGATAGCGGCCCCGGCATCGATTTCAATCGCATCCCCAGCGCGCTGAAATCAGGGTATTCAACGGGCTCCTCGCTCGGGATGGGCTTCACATTGATGCTGGAGTTGGCAGACTCCATCCGGCTGGCAACCGATAGCCACGGCACGGTGCTGCAGCTTACACTCGCGCCGCGCTGA
- a CDS encoding nicotinamidase — MKALIVVDVQNDFCPGGTLAVPNGDAVVPAINRLMNRFPLIVATQDWHPANHCSFVEQGGIWPPHCVAGTPGAELHPDLRADSVALRVRKATTPEADAYSGFQGTDLAEQLRSRGADEVAVVGLATDYCVKATALDAKAAGFGVTVYADACRSVDVNAGDGDRALDEMRAAGVTIEDS, encoded by the coding sequence ATGAAAGCCTTGATCGTTGTTGACGTGCAGAACGATTTCTGTCCGGGAGGCACATTAGCCGTCCCAAACGGCGACGCCGTGGTTCCGGCAATCAACCGGTTGATGAACCGGTTCCCGCTCATCGTTGCCACGCAGGACTGGCACCCTGCCAACCATTGCTCGTTCGTCGAGCAGGGCGGAATCTGGCCGCCACATTGCGTGGCGGGCACTCCCGGTGCGGAACTCCACCCGGATCTCCGTGCGGACTCCGTCGCGTTACGAGTACGGAAGGCAACAACGCCCGAAGCCGACGCATACTCCGGCTTCCAGGGTACCGATCTGGCCGAACAATTGCGTTCTCGCGGCGCGGATGAAGTGGCCGTGGTGGGCCTGGCAACCGATTACTGCGTAAAGGCGACCGCGTTGGATGCAAAGGCGGCGGGGTTTGGCGTCACAGTGTACGCGGACGCCTGCCGTTCCGTGGACGTAAACGCGGGCGACGGCGACCGCGCACTGGATGAGATGCGCGCGGCGGGCGTCACAATCGAGGACAGTTAA
- a CDS encoding type II toxin-antitoxin system prevent-host-death family antitoxin, whose protein sequence is MTEVGAYEAKTHLSKLLDRVAKGETIAITKHGVRVAMLIPTDARPDPAEVFRQMREFQAYHRLNGLSIREMIEEGRR, encoded by the coding sequence ATGACCGAAGTTGGAGCGTACGAGGCGAAAACGCATCTGTCCAAACTCCTTGACCGCGTGGCAAAAGGCGAGACCATCGCGATCACGAAGCACGGGGTTCGGGTCGCCATGCTCATTCCAACTGATGCTCGCCCGGATCCGGCGGAGGTTTTCCGGCAGATGCGGGAATTCCAGGCATATCACAGGCTAAACGGCTTGAGCATTCGCGAGATGATCGAAGAGGGCCGCAGGTAA
- a CDS encoding YcxB family protein has translation MTVTYTMTQSDWWGLSRYVYTHDWQLGAFATVALLIPSVVAFTSVLSEPRPWLMATRDAVVVLLVWAPVVYALLRLKTWSVFRALPKGLRDVEISALPVGLSIITPTTEQTIKWNAITKVRRDRRAIYLFQTSRMAHIVPLRAFSSPEAARRFVDFAASHAGGAG, from the coding sequence ATGACCGTCACATACACGATGACTCAATCTGACTGGTGGGGGCTCAGCCGCTACGTGTACACGCACGATTGGCAGCTGGGGGCTTTCGCCACCGTGGCCCTGCTCATCCCTTCCGTCGTTGCGTTCACGTCCGTGCTCAGCGAGCCCCGGCCGTGGCTGATGGCGACCAGGGACGCGGTCGTCGTCCTCCTCGTCTGGGCCCCGGTTGTTTACGCGCTTCTCCGCCTCAAGACGTGGAGTGTTTTCAGGGCTCTGCCGAAAGGCCTTCGAGACGTTGAAATATCGGCGCTGCCTGTGGGGCTCAGCATCATCACACCCACAACGGAACAGACCATCAAGTGGAACGCGATCACGAAGGTCCGGCGAGACCGTCGCGCCATCTACCTGTTCCAGACGTCCCGGATGGCGCACATCGTCCCACTGCGGGCGTTCTCTTCACCCGAGGCGGCCCGCAGGTTTGTCGATTTCGCCGCCAGCCACGCCGGAGGCGCCGGTTGA
- a CDS encoding YcxB family protein produces MTVKYEMTQADYWALNRYVYTHDRRQRLFVLGAILLMPLIAFVNLWFSGLPHWFAWLAAAVALVVWAPGMYGLLRFRVWSQLRAWPADMRRIEITLAEDGVHLASPKSVGLVSWDGVVRVAQDSRAVFLFLSRQMSYVVPARAFGSEAERAEFVSFASSHVEQKA; encoded by the coding sequence ATGACCGTCAAATATGAAATGACACAGGCCGATTACTGGGCACTGAACAGATACGTCTACACACATGACCGTCGCCAGCGTCTGTTCGTCTTGGGGGCGATTCTATTGATGCCCCTCATCGCGTTCGTCAATCTGTGGTTCAGCGGACTGCCCCACTGGTTCGCCTGGCTCGCTGCGGCCGTAGCGCTGGTTGTCTGGGCGCCTGGCATGTACGGGCTTCTGCGATTCAGGGTGTGGAGTCAGCTTCGTGCGTGGCCCGCAGACATGAGGCGGATTGAGATCACGCTGGCGGAAGACGGGGTCCATCTGGCGTCGCCGAAGTCGGTAGGGCTGGTGTCGTGGGACGGTGTTGTTCGGGTTGCTCAGGACAGTCGCGCGGTGTTCCTGTTCCTGTCGCGCCAGATGTCATACGTGGTCCCGGCGCGGGCATTCGGCTCCGAGGCGGAACGGGCGGAGTTCGTCTCGTTCGCATCCAGTCACGTTGAGCAAAAGGCTTGA